In a single window of the Bradyrhizobium sp. ORS 285 genome:
- a CDS encoding single-stranded DNA-binding protein codes for MYLNKAMIYGNITRNPELRALPSGMNVCNFSVATNRTYKDRDGKRQEQTDFHNIVVFGRQADTVNQYLKKGSGVYVEGRMQTRSWEVNGDKKYRTEVIADIVQFGPRGTTPTKDADTTARSQDEIDEEQETRAYQPPASSGPVIDYPKDDINPDDIPF; via the coding sequence ATGTACCTCAACAAGGCAATGATCTACGGCAACATCACGCGGAACCCCGAGCTGCGCGCGTTGCCGTCCGGCATGAACGTGTGCAACTTCTCCGTCGCTACGAACCGGACGTACAAGGACCGCGACGGCAAGCGCCAAGAACAGACCGACTTCCACAACATCGTGGTGTTCGGCCGCCAGGCGGATACGGTCAATCAGTATCTAAAGAAGGGCAGCGGTGTGTACGTCGAGGGCCGCATGCAGACGCGATCGTGGGAAGTGAACGGCGACAAGAAGTACCGCACCGAGGTTATCGCCGACATCGTGCAGTTCGGGCCGCGGGGGACCACGCCGACAAAGGACGCCGACACGACCGCAAGAAGCCAGGACGAGATAGACGAGGAGCAGGAGACGCGCGCATATCAGCCGCCGGCGAGCTCCGGGCCAGTGATCGATTATCCGAAAGACGACATCAATCCGGACGACATTCCGTTCTAG
- a CDS encoding helix-turn-helix transcriptional regulator: MKYETYRVIRTLGTETRYKIMGVLMKHPKGIAVQDIAADLGMTHSAISHQLAVLEREQIVTDTKRGRENHYQIAKSQAGAVALKLMRI; encoded by the coding sequence ATGAAATACGAAACATACCGGGTCATCCGCACACTCGGCACCGAGACACGGTACAAGATCATGGGTGTGCTGATGAAGCACCCGAAAGGCATCGCTGTACAGGACATCGCGGCCGATCTCGGCATGACGCATTCCGCAATCTCTCACCAGCTCGCCGTTCTTGAACGCGAGCAGATCGTGACAGACACGAAGCGCGGCCGAGAAAATCACTATCAGATCGCTAAGAGCCAGGCGGGAGCCGTTGCGTTGAAGCTCATGCGTATATGA
- a CDS encoding lambda exonuclease family protein — MLEIKDIEQGSFEWHQLRLGRVTGTRLGDVLGTPKARRALICELIAEKITEQTKEVPMNAAMERGQIEEAFARKEYERQSLNKVEKVGFIIADHIDDRVAFSPDGVVREEGEIVGGIEIKNPDSKTHVGYLIDGRVPNDYVEQVKMAFLAIPTLQWWDFVSFDSRVKIPSMQMMVKRVTRAEYVDLETDEAALKTFLAELDDTYSKLVF; from the coding sequence ATGCTGGAAATCAAAGACATCGAACAAGGCTCGTTCGAATGGCATCAGCTCCGCCTGGGCCGTGTCACCGGCACTCGACTCGGCGATGTACTCGGAACACCCAAAGCACGCCGCGCCCTTATCTGTGAGCTGATCGCAGAGAAGATCACGGAGCAGACCAAAGAGGTTCCGATGAATGCCGCGATGGAACGCGGCCAGATCGAGGAGGCGTTCGCTCGTAAGGAATATGAGCGGCAGTCGCTCAATAAGGTCGAGAAGGTCGGCTTCATCATCGCAGACCACATCGACGATCGCGTGGCGTTTTCGCCCGACGGCGTTGTGCGCGAGGAAGGTGAAATCGTCGGCGGCATCGAGATTAAGAATCCGGACAGCAAGACGCACGTCGGCTATCTGATCGACGGCAGAGTGCCGAACGATTATGTCGAGCAGGTCAAAATGGCATTCCTCGCAATCCCGACCCTGCAATGGTGGGATTTCGTTTCGTTCGATAGCCGCGTGAAAATCCCGTCGATGCAGATGATGGTCAAGCGCGTCACACGCGCGGAGTACGTCGATCTCGAAACCGACGAAGCGGCGCTCAAGACGTTCCTCGCGGAACTCGACGACACTTATTCGAAGCTAGTGTTCTAA
- a CDS encoding winged helix-turn-helix domain-containing protein, translating to MQKKLPKKQHQVREMLALHADLTDKELARALNWDINTVTPRRGELVKAGIVEWSQTRPCAVTGKTCHAWRVVTK from the coding sequence GTGCAGAAGAAGCTGCCCAAGAAGCAGCACCAGGTCCGCGAAATGCTCGCGCTACATGCCGATCTGACCGATAAGGAGCTCGCTCGCGCGCTCAATTGGGACATCAACACCGTCACGCCCCGCCGCGGCGAGCTCGTAAAAGCCGGCATCGTCGAATGGTCGCAAACGCGGCCGTGCGCGGTGACGGGCAAGACGTGCCATGCGTGGCGCGTCGTTACCAAATAA
- a CDS encoding winged helix-turn-helix domain-containing protein has translation MKLTRNEQAIFDLLSKRSPEVVSREDIVAVCRSSRANASQFGFSNIADVHIKNLRRKIDREITSVRGVGYRLE, from the coding sequence ATGAAGCTCACTCGCAACGAACAGGCCATCTTTGACCTACTCTCCAAACGATCGCCGGAAGTGGTATCGCGCGAGGACATTGTTGCGGTCTGCCGTAGCAGCCGGGCGAATGCAAGCCAATTCGGCTTCAGCAACATCGCCGACGTTCACATTAAAAACCTGCGTCGGAAGATCGATCGCGAGATTACTTCCGTTCGCGGCGTAGGCTACCGCTTGGAATGA